A part of Brassica rapa cultivar Chiifu-401-42 chromosome A05, CAAS_Brap_v3.01, whole genome shotgun sequence genomic DNA contains:
- the LOC103869134 gene encoding cyclin-U1-1, protein MLASTGDDEPDLVVGQDLPTEAATPRVLTIISHVMEKLVARNEWLAKQTKGFGKSLEAFDGVRAPSISIAKYLERIYKYTKCSPSCFVVGYAYIDRLAHKHPGSLVVSLNVHRLLVTCVMIASKMLDDVHYNNELYARVGGVSNADLNKMELELLFLLDFRVTVSFRAFESYCFHLEKEMLLNGDASSLQDNGPVQETLSVASSLSSLYV, encoded by the exons ATGCTAGCCTCAACCGGAGACGATGAACCGGACCTGGTCGTGGGACAAGATCTACCAACGGAAGCAGCCACTCCAAGGGTGCTGACTATAATCTCCCACGTGATGGAGAAGCTAGTCGCACGGAATGAGTGGTTAGCTAAGCAAACTAAGGGATTCGGGAAGAGTTTGGAGGCGTTTGACGGGGTCAGAGCACCGAGCATAAGTATAGCCAAGTACCTTGAGAGGATATATAAGTACACAAAATGTAGCCCGTCATGTTTCGTGGTCGGGTATGCGTACATAGACCGGTTGGCTCATAAGCATCCTGGTTCTCTGGTAGTTTCCTTGAATGTTCATAGACTCCTTGTCACTTGTGTCATGATTGCTTCCAAGATGCTTGACGACGT GCACTACAACAACGAGTTATATGCACGGGTTGGAGGTGTGAGCAACGCTGACTTGAACAAAATGGAGTTGGAGCTTCTGTTCCTCCTTGACTTCAGAGTTACAGTGAGTTTTAGAGCTTTCGAGAGCTATTGCTTTCACCTTGAGAAAGAGATGCTATTAAACGGCGATGCTTCTTCTCTCCAAGATAATGGGCCAGTGCAAGAAACTCTATCAGTTGCATCCTCTTTGTCATCTTTATATGTTTAG
- the LOC103869136 gene encoding peroxisome biogenesis protein 22, with protein sequence MSESSSSSSSPTEEIVRLIKRLSAYVTFKMSTIFSTSIRNLDSRSVGAIAGLAVAVIFTWRALRTTGEPPRRQPKRRMQPAEASQSNPASNPPDVSASHEDNGVQHVVDHFFQPVKPTLGQIVRQKLSEGRKVTCRLLGVILEESSPEELQKQATVRSSVLEVLLEITKYSDLYLMERVLDDESEAKVLQALETAGVFTSGGLVKDKVLFCSTEIGRTSFVRQLEPDWHIDTNPEISTQLARFIKYQLHVSAVKPERTAPNVFTSQSMEHFFGSA encoded by the exons ATGTCGGAATCGtcttcttcgtcgtcgtcgCCTACGGAAGAGATCGTTCGATTAATCAAACGATTAAGCGCTTACGTCACTTTCAAGATGTCCACCATCTTCTCTACATCTATTCGCAATctg GATTCAAGATCTGTTGGTGCTATCGCTGGGCTTGCAGTTGCTGTGATATTCACATGGAGGGCGTTGAGAACAACAGGGGAGCCTCCAAGAAGGCAGCCAAAACGCAGGATGCAGCCAGCTGAAGCCTCTCAGTCTAATCCAGCTTCGAACCCACCTGATGTTTCGGCGTCTCATGAGGATAACGGAGTGCAACATGTCGTTGATCACTTCTTTCAGCCTGTCAAA cctACACTGGGGCAGATAGTTAGGCAGAAGCTTAGTGAAGGCAGGAAG GTAACATGCCGTCTTCTTGGAGTTATTCTTGAGGAATCAAGTCCAGAAGAACTCCAA AAACAAGCAACAGTGAGGTCATCTGTCCTGGAAGTCCTTCTAGAGATCACAAAGTATTCTGATTTGTACCTCATGGAAAGAGTTCTTGACGACGAAAGCGAA GCCAAAGTTCTACAGGCTTTAGAGACGGCAGGCGTTTTCACATCTGGTGGTTTGGTCAAAGATAAG GTCCTCTTTTGTAGTACAGAGATAGGAAGAACATCCTTTGTTAGACAACTAGAACCTGACTGGCATATCGACACAAACCCGGAAATCAGCACACAACTAGCT AGGTTCATAAAATATCAGCTTCACGTCTCTGCGGTAAAACCAGAGCGAACGGCTCCCAACGTGTTCACCTCGCAGTCAATGGAACACTTCTTTGGAAGTGCTTGA
- the LOC103869137 gene encoding histone-lysine N-methyltransferase ATXR2, whose amino-acid sequence MASLNDNTAAEVASLLAPLPSLQLEEYFNQLRRRCNGIQVKHNGTFGKGVYADSEFQEDELILKDEILVGIQHSSNKVDCLVCSFCFRFIGSIEKQIGRKLYFNNMGLSGCCGGASSSSNLHSLPQGVVTSLMNGEMALPHTDKFPLPSPLSCPGGCQEAFYCSGSCAEADWESTHSLLCTGERSESVSRDALGEFIKHSNETNDIFLLAAKAIAFTILRYRKLKAGHVNKQAKQSVSKQSLLLEAWKPVSVGYKRRWWDCIALPDDVDPSDEGAFRTQIKDLACTSLELLKTAIFDKECEALFSLDIYGNIIGMFELNNLDLVVASPVEDYFLYIDDLPDAEKDKAEEITRPFLDALGDEYSDCCQGTAFFPLQSCMNHSCCPNAKAFKREEDRDGQAVIIALRSISKNEEVTISYIDEELPYEERQALLADYGFTCKCPKCLEDSSVA is encoded by the exons ATGGCTTCTCTTAACGACAATACCGCCGCTGAAGTAGCGAGTCTTCTTGCTCCGCTTCCAAGTCTCCAACTTGAG GAGTACTTCAATCAGCTAAGAAGAAGATGCAATGGAATCCAAGTGAAACACAATGGCACCTTCGGAAAag GTGTCTACGCAGACTCAGAGTTTCAGGAAGATGAACTCATTCTGAAAGATGAGATTCTTGTTGGTATCCAACATTCATCCAACAAG GTGGACTGTTTGGTCTGCAGTTTTTGTTTCCGGTTCATCGGATCAATTGAGAAACAAATTGGGAGGAAACTCTATTTCAACAACATGGGCCTCTCTGGTTGTTGTGGTGGTGCAAGCAGCAGTTCTAATCTTCATTCTCTTCCCCAAGGAGTTGTTACTTCTCTGATGAACGGTGAAATGGCCTTGCCCCATACTGATAAGtttcctttgccttctcctctTTCCTGTCCCGGAGGATGTCAGGAGGCTTTTTACTGCAG TGGATCATGCGCAGAGGCAGATTGGGAAAGTACTCATTCTTTACTCTGCACTGGTGAGAGGTCTGAATCAGTATCTAGAGACGCTCTTGGAGAGTTTATTAAACATTCTAATG AGACAAATGATATCTTTCTCCTGGCTGCAAAG GCGATTGCCTTCACTATTCTAAGGTACAGGAAGCTTAAAGCAGGACATGTTAACAAACAAGCGAAGCAGAGTGTGTCAAAACAGTCACTACTCTTGGAGGCATGGAAACCAGTATCGGTTGGATACAAAAGAAG GTGGTGGGACTGTATCGCATTGCCAGATGATGTTGATCCGTCTGATGAAGGTGCCTTCAGAACGCAGATAAAGGATCTTGCATGCACG TCTCTGGAGCTCCTGAAGACAGCCATATTTGACAAAGAATGTGAAGCCC TTTTCTCGCTTGATATATATGGGAATATCATCGGCATGTTTGAGCTGAATAACCT AGACTTGGTGGTGGCATCACCAGTAGAGGACTATTTCTTGTATATTGATGATCTTCCAGACGCTGAAAAGGACAAAGCTGAGGAAATCACAAGACCGTTTCTAGATGCTCTTGGTGATGAGTATTCAGACTGCTGCCAAG GAACGGCTTTCTTCCCTCTGCAGAGCTGTATGAACCATTCATGTTGCCCTAATGCAAAAGCCTTCAAAAGAGAAGAG GACAGAGACGGACAAGCAGTTATTATTGCGTTAAGAAGCATCAGCAAGAACGAAGAG GTGACGATTTCATATATAGACGAGGAGCTTCCGTACGAAGAGAGACAAGCATTACTTGCTGATTACGGTTTCACTTGCAAGTGCCCTAAATGTCTGGAAGATTCATCAGTTGCGTAA